One stretch of Schlesneria sp. DSM 10557 DNA includes these proteins:
- a CDS encoding replicative DNA helicase, whose amino-acid sequence MSEARTRRGAQKWQIPFEGGLIRADYAEKLLVGTLLVRFDELRDTITEFDLSALVGDAHRATLAAMIELADEQRPVDVLTVGDRLSETGKLGELPDGVNYLLELLDQAESFGAEHVAEWISIINSKASLRRLQRGLEDLLKLTESHASIEGVRSSLLRLAEDLPQVGCRREKLMSDVVHEYVDGLARGEAETMRVGIPAIDRAIGGVAPGELIIIGGRPGQGKSLSALQWVEQATMHGVPAMIVSEEMSAISLAKRTVQRIMPTDVNGWSADLERLKYEAQQHFAGRAPLLVAESCGSVDVAERAIASAVRRHGVKIVAVDYAQLLKGAGSSKYEQVSDVSTRMKRVATKHEIVVLLLAQLSRSIESRQSAVPQLSDLRDSGQLEQDADVILFIQWPAKVDPNYADPTEYRIYHAKNRSRGISQAVIQMTIDPVRQRLLGPEEQEVVW is encoded by the coding sequence ATGAGCGAGGCGCGTACACGACGCGGCGCCCAGAAATGGCAGATCCCGTTCGAAGGGGGGCTCATTCGTGCGGACTACGCTGAAAAACTGCTGGTGGGCACGTTGCTTGTCCGGTTCGATGAACTGCGGGACACAATCACCGAGTTCGATCTGTCGGCACTGGTGGGTGATGCTCATCGGGCCACACTGGCCGCGATGATTGAGTTGGCAGACGAACAGCGACCAGTTGACGTGCTGACCGTCGGCGATCGGCTGTCGGAAACCGGGAAATTGGGCGAGTTGCCGGACGGCGTGAACTACCTGCTCGAATTATTGGATCAGGCCGAGTCGTTCGGGGCCGAGCACGTTGCAGAGTGGATCTCGATCATCAACTCGAAAGCTTCTCTGCGGAGGCTACAGCGTGGGCTCGAGGATCTGCTGAAACTAACGGAGTCCCATGCCAGTATCGAGGGCGTGCGGTCGAGCTTGCTCCGACTGGCTGAGGACCTGCCGCAAGTTGGATGTCGACGTGAAAAGTTGATGTCTGATGTCGTTCACGAGTACGTCGACGGATTGGCACGCGGCGAAGCGGAAACAATGCGAGTGGGGATTCCTGCAATTGACCGTGCGATAGGCGGGGTGGCACCTGGCGAGCTGATCATCATTGGTGGGCGACCGGGTCAGGGAAAATCGTTGTCCGCGTTGCAATGGGTTGAGCAAGCGACGATGCACGGTGTCCCGGCTATGATCGTCAGCGAAGAGATGTCGGCGATCAGCCTGGCAAAGCGGACCGTTCAGAGAATCATGCCGACCGATGTGAATGGTTGGTCAGCGGACCTGGAGCGGTTGAAATACGAAGCCCAACAGCACTTCGCGGGACGGGCGCCGTTACTGGTGGCTGAGTCCTGCGGATCGGTGGATGTCGCAGAACGTGCGATTGCTTCGGCGGTCAGGCGACACGGCGTAAAGATCGTTGCAGTGGACTATGCCCAGTTACTGAAGGGCGCTGGCTCCAGCAAGTACGAGCAGGTCAGCGACGTATCAACCCGGATGAAGCGGGTCGCGACCAAGCATGAGATTGTCGTGTTACTGCTCGCACAACTCAGCCGGTCGATCGAAAGCCGTCAGTCTGCGGTCCCACAACTCAGCGACCTGCGGGACTCGGGCCAGTTGGAGCAAGATGCTGACGTGATTTTGTTCATCCAATGGCCTGCAAAGGTAGATCCAAACTACGCCGACCCGACCGAGTATCGAATCTACCACGCGAAAAATCGAAGTCGCGGCATCAGTCAGGCGGTCATTCAGATGACTATCGATCCAGTGCGCCAGCGACTGCTGGGGCCAGAGGAACAGGAGGTGGTCTGGTGA
- the aroE gene encoding shikimate dehydrogenase, producing MICVSIARTRHRMMQAEHQALSERGAKLVELRVDWLSRQPDIPRLLKDRPTPVVLTCRRAQDGGKWRGTEEERQLLLRTAIISGADYVDLEDDIAKSIPRYGKTKRIVSHHDFKGTPENVEEIWANMAEMNPDIIKLVTLASSPSDCARVLKLVKNAKVPTVAFCMGEFGVWSRVVCAKLGAPFSYAAFSPDREIAPGQLSFQDMQETYFYESINAQTQLFGVIGDPIGHSLSPLLHNRMMRKIGFNGVYVPIRIARDQLTQGLADLDALDFRGLSVTIPHKEAVLAKFPKCEEFVQQIGAVNTLYRGKDQQWVSSNTDYTAALESVKLALRPGETLEGKRVLMLGSGGAARAIGMGIVKAGGALVVCNRTASRAKVLAGELNCRHVTWENRGAEYADILINCTPVGMFPNLDETPFFDHWMRDGMIVFDTIYTPENTLLVKQAKARGCTVVTGVEMFVRQAAAQFELFTGQPASLDELRETLRRGISAARA from the coding sequence ATGATTTGTGTGTCCATCGCCCGCACGCGACATCGAATGATGCAGGCTGAACATCAAGCCCTGTCCGAACGAGGTGCTAAGCTCGTCGAACTGCGTGTCGACTGGCTTTCGCGGCAACCCGATATTCCTCGCCTGCTGAAAGATCGACCGACACCGGTGGTCCTCACCTGCCGGCGAGCCCAGGACGGCGGAAAGTGGCGAGGGACCGAAGAAGAACGGCAGTTGCTGCTTCGAACCGCCATCATCTCGGGCGCGGACTATGTCGATCTGGAAGACGATATTGCCAAGTCCATCCCGCGATACGGCAAGACCAAGCGAATCGTCAGCCATCACGATTTCAAGGGAACTCCCGAAAATGTGGAGGAAATCTGGGCCAACATGGCCGAGATGAATCCCGACATCATCAAGCTGGTCACTCTCGCCAGTTCCCCCAGTGATTGTGCTCGTGTGCTGAAGCTGGTGAAGAACGCCAAGGTTCCGACGGTCGCGTTCTGTATGGGTGAGTTCGGCGTCTGGAGTCGCGTTGTTTGTGCAAAGCTGGGCGCCCCCTTCTCGTACGCGGCATTCAGCCCCGATCGTGAAATTGCCCCGGGTCAGCTCTCTTTCCAGGACATGCAGGAGACTTACTTCTACGAATCGATCAACGCGCAGACGCAGTTGTTCGGCGTGATCGGCGACCCGATCGGGCATAGTCTGAGCCCCCTGCTGCATAACCGTATGATGCGGAAAATCGGCTTCAACGGCGTCTATGTCCCCATCCGGATTGCCCGCGACCAGCTCACTCAAGGACTGGCGGACCTGGATGCCCTCGACTTCCGCGGCCTCAGCGTCACGATTCCTCATAAAGAAGCAGTGCTGGCCAAGTTTCCCAAGTGCGAAGAATTCGTCCAGCAGATCGGTGCCGTCAACACGCTGTACCGCGGTAAGGACCAGCAATGGGTCTCGTCCAACACCGACTACACAGCCGCACTCGAGAGCGTGAAGCTCGCTCTGCGACCGGGTGAAACGCTCGAGGGAAAACGCGTCCTCATGCTCGGATCCGGCGGTGCCGCACGCGCCATCGGAATGGGGATCGTCAAGGCTGGGGGCGCACTTGTGGTTTGCAACCGGACTGCATCACGAGCAAAGGTCCTGGCCGGGGAACTCAATTGCCGTCATGTCACGTGGGAAAATCGCGGGGCCGAATACGCGGACATTCTGATCAATTGCACCCCCGTCGGGATGTTTCCCAATTTGGATGAAACACCCTTTTTTGATCACTGGATGCGTGACGGCATGATCGTGTTCGACACGATCTACACTCCTGAAAACACCCTGCTCGTGAAACAGGCCAAGGCCCGCGGCTGCACCGTCGTCACAGGAGTGGAAATGTTCGTTCGCCAGGCTGCGGCCCAGTTCGAACTTTTTACAGGCCAGCCCGCTTCACTGGACGAACTGCGGGAAACGCTGCGACGCGGCATCTCTGCGGCGCGTGCATAG
- a CDS encoding tyrosine-type recombinase/integrase produces the protein MAAIEKLSPLIAGRRWTYDTKVSGLALLTMPTGAKSFYLYKKVNGRPERHNLGKFPEVTVDAARDKANKLLARIADGDDPAEAKRKIRGELTLGDLWQRYLEDHAEAHKKARSISEDKGLWKRYLEPWKHRKLGSVQFSDCQSLHAKIGKTNGKIAANRMLSLLSKMYGVARDIGEFKNRANPTAGVKRFAEKSRDRFLQPDELPPFLASLETADNQLLASAFKLMLWTGARKSNVLAMTWDAVDLIAKTWRIPDTKQGEPQVVPLTPEAVEVLKKLRGESNEEQNFVFPARVAGSKTGHITDVTKSWRAITSAAGMPDLHIHDLRRTLGSWQALGGESLLTIGQSLGHKNTATTEVYARLMLERVRDAMTKATAAISAAGKPDTGKAENTDG, from the coding sequence ATGGCGGCAATCGAGAAGCTCTCCCCTCTGATTGCGGGCCGTCGATGGACGTATGACACGAAAGTCAGCGGGTTGGCACTGCTCACGATGCCGACCGGGGCGAAGTCGTTCTATCTGTACAAAAAGGTCAACGGCAGGCCGGAACGGCACAATCTTGGGAAGTTCCCGGAAGTGACAGTCGACGCTGCTCGCGACAAGGCGAACAAGCTGTTGGCTCGAATCGCAGACGGTGATGACCCCGCCGAGGCGAAGCGGAAGATCCGGGGGGAATTGACACTCGGCGACTTGTGGCAGAGATACCTGGAGGACCACGCGGAAGCTCATAAGAAGGCACGAAGCATTTCCGAGGACAAAGGGTTGTGGAAACGGTACTTAGAACCGTGGAAGCATCGTAAACTCGGTTCTGTTCAATTCAGTGATTGCCAGTCATTGCACGCGAAGATCGGCAAGACGAACGGCAAGATAGCCGCAAATCGAATGCTGTCATTGCTTTCGAAGATGTACGGAGTCGCCAGAGATATCGGCGAATTCAAGAACCGAGCGAACCCCACAGCGGGGGTGAAACGGTTCGCAGAGAAGAGCAGGGATCGATTCCTGCAACCAGATGAACTCCCTCCCTTTTTGGCATCACTTGAGACCGCAGATAATCAACTGCTCGCGTCCGCGTTCAAACTGATGCTTTGGACGGGTGCCAGAAAATCAAACGTGCTGGCGATGACATGGGATGCGGTCGACTTGATAGCGAAAACGTGGCGAATCCCAGATACGAAGCAGGGCGAACCCCAGGTTGTCCCATTGACACCGGAAGCGGTCGAAGTTCTCAAGAAACTCAGAGGCGAATCCAACGAGGAGCAGAACTTCGTCTTTCCGGCACGGGTGGCAGGCTCAAAGACGGGGCATATCACCGACGTAACTAAGTCATGGAGGGCGATCACGTCCGCAGCGGGGATGCCTGATCTGCACATTCACGACTTGAGAAGGACTCTCGGCTCATGGCAGGCGCTGGGGGGCGAGTCCCTCCTGACGATTGGGCAATCGCTCGGCCACAAGAACACGGCAACTACGGAAGTTTACGCTCGTTTGATGCTGGAGCGGGTTCGGGATGCGATGACCAAAGCCACTGCGGCGATTTCTGCAGCAGGGAAGCCAGATACCGGAAAGGCGGAAAACACTGATGGTTGA
- a CDS encoding DUF1571 domain-containing protein: MSYVSGYAMRLVGCLALGAGGLYVFGSILPLPLTSHPIVARKPLLPAIEQDLSSAAPADVAQDGGGDGTASPILAEESAESSATSTLRRKIELLDRGLAWLQQLKDYTVTLQKQEVVNGVLLDEQTISIKCRHNPFSVYLAWHSGFAGREVIYVQGQNSGNMVVHEGGWKSRIPALSLPTDGLLAMRDARYPVTMAGLMGLIEIMRGVHANDLASANYVSCEVDEHRQFDGRPCSMFTTRYQSRIGSPVYRKSITLIDHEWSVPLHSRHFEWLNSGAVLDEEQLDEATLIECYSFTGLNIDCGLTDFDFDRTNPEYQFR; the protein is encoded by the coding sequence ATGAGTTATGTGAGCGGATACGCCATGCGGCTTGTTGGTTGCCTGGCCCTGGGAGCGGGCGGACTGTACGTCTTCGGATCGATTCTTCCTCTCCCATTGACGTCGCATCCCATCGTCGCAAGGAAGCCGCTTCTGCCTGCGATTGAGCAGGATCTGTCGTCCGCTGCACCGGCGGATGTGGCACAGGATGGTGGTGGCGACGGCACTGCATCGCCGATCCTAGCGGAGGAGTCGGCCGAGTCCTCCGCGACGTCAACGCTTCGCCGGAAGATTGAACTTCTGGATCGAGGTCTGGCCTGGCTGCAGCAACTGAAGGACTACACCGTGACGCTTCAAAAGCAGGAAGTCGTCAACGGAGTGTTGCTGGACGAACAGACGATCTCGATCAAATGCCGGCACAATCCCTTCAGTGTTTACCTGGCCTGGCATAGTGGATTCGCTGGCCGCGAAGTGATCTACGTTCAGGGGCAGAACAGCGGCAACATGGTGGTTCACGAGGGGGGCTGGAAATCACGTATTCCCGCGCTGTCGCTCCCCACCGACGGACTTCTGGCCATGCGCGACGCTCGTTATCCCGTCACCATGGCGGGACTCATGGGACTGATCGAGATCATGCGCGGCGTGCATGCGAATGATCTCGCCAGTGCAAACTATGTCTCCTGCGAAGTCGACGAACATCGGCAATTTGACGGGCGTCCCTGCTCGATGTTCACCACGCGCTACCAATCGCGTATCGGGTCCCCCGTCTATCGTAAATCAATTACGCTCATCGATCACGAATGGAGTGTACCGCTGCATTCGCGCCACTTCGAATGGTTGAACTCGGGTGCAGTATTGGATGAAGAGCAATTGGACGAAGCGACGTTGATCGAGTGCTACTCTTTCACCGGATTGAATATCGACTGCGGCCTGACTGATTTCGATTTCGACCGTACGAACCCCGAGTACCAGTTCCGCTGA
- a CDS encoding helix-turn-helix domain-containing protein, with amino-acid sequence MSLKSLLNEDEAAELLAVKPQTLAVWRCRGMNNLKFVKVGRAVRYRLSDIEEWLEQRTATCSAGHGC; translated from the coding sequence ATGTCTCTCAAGTCACTTCTTAATGAAGATGAGGCCGCCGAATTGCTTGCAGTGAAGCCTCAGACCCTAGCCGTCTGGCGATGCCGTGGAATGAACAATCTGAAGTTCGTCAAGGTCGGGCGGGCTGTCCGCTATCGCCTGTCTGACATTGAAGAATGGCTGGAACAGCGAACAGCAACATGTTCGGCCGGGCACGGCTGCTGA
- the mutL gene encoding DNA mismatch repair endonuclease MutL — MSRIQQLSTSVINKIAAGEVIERPASVVKELLENSVDALSTRIEVDIVAGGSELIRIVDDGEGIHPDDLLLAVASHATSKIRQADDLFGVQTMGFRGEALASVAEVSRLRIRSRQADQTHGMELTVNLGDIVPPKPCGCPLGTQIEIRNLFENTPVRRKFLKTMSTEFGHIHEQFTRVALANPRLHMVLRHNDKLVAELPASDRPIDRLRLFFGGEITDDLISVESTQSGVRMWGYVGHPNQSKSSRKHQYIFLNGRWITDRSLLHALTEAYRGLLMVGRQPVAFLYIELPPDRVDVNVHPTKVEVRFQDSQQLFRQLLSMVRSKFLSMDLQSQLRLPATTGSNGGLLSGFTQPEPRARTEQRELTEQISSWLAEKIVPGDSSTAAAATGFASTTYASPGAPALAEPWMIGRTSEGSRTGNLFDSAETVAVAHAVDPQHTLPLAGSDETEPEFRSISEEVPAAMGQSAAIEAVKETIKSLPYASAHRAMQVHDCYLIVETPEGVTVIDQHALHERIMYEHLRTRVLAGAVESQRLLVPQPVEVTPREAALLLEQNESLQRAGLGLEDFGNGTLIVTSYPAMLRKLDLQELIREMIAKLEDGGSAGVQSSARRDILDELLHMMSCKAAVKAGQRLSQEEIDSLLMQRHLVDDAHHCPHGRPTALSLSRMELDRQFGRLG; from the coding sequence ATGTCTCGGATTCAGCAACTCTCGACGAGCGTAATCAATAAGATCGCCGCCGGAGAAGTCATTGAACGACCGGCCAGCGTGGTCAAAGAACTGCTGGAGAACAGTGTTGATGCGCTCTCAACCCGGATCGAAGTCGATATCGTGGCCGGCGGCAGTGAACTGATCCGGATTGTGGATGACGGAGAAGGAATCCACCCCGATGACCTGCTGCTGGCAGTCGCCTCACATGCGACCAGCAAAATTCGTCAGGCTGACGACCTGTTCGGCGTGCAGACCATGGGGTTCCGGGGAGAAGCGCTCGCCTCCGTCGCCGAGGTGAGTCGGCTGCGTATCCGGTCGCGCCAGGCGGACCAGACACATGGGATGGAACTGACCGTTAACCTGGGTGATATCGTTCCTCCCAAGCCGTGCGGGTGCCCCCTGGGAACGCAAATCGAAATTCGAAACCTGTTCGAGAACACGCCCGTTCGACGCAAGTTTCTCAAAACGATGTCGACCGAGTTCGGTCACATCCATGAACAGTTCACGCGTGTCGCCCTGGCCAACCCTCGCCTGCACATGGTGCTGCGTCACAACGATAAGCTCGTCGCGGAACTTCCCGCCTCGGACCGCCCGATCGATCGTCTCCGGCTCTTTTTCGGTGGAGAAATCACTGACGATCTGATTTCCGTCGAGTCGACGCAGTCTGGCGTACGGATGTGGGGCTATGTCGGTCACCCGAATCAGTCGAAGTCGTCACGCAAACACCAGTACATTTTTCTCAACGGCCGCTGGATCACTGACCGTTCACTGCTGCATGCCCTGACCGAGGCCTACCGGGGTCTGTTGATGGTGGGACGTCAACCGGTCGCGTTTCTGTATATCGAGCTTCCCCCCGACCGGGTCGATGTCAACGTTCACCCGACGAAAGTCGAAGTTCGGTTTCAGGACAGTCAGCAGTTATTTCGACAACTCCTGTCGATGGTGCGGTCCAAATTCTTGAGCATGGATCTGCAGAGCCAGCTAAGGCTTCCTGCCACAACGGGGTCTAACGGAGGATTACTCTCCGGATTTACACAGCCGGAACCGCGGGCTCGAACGGAGCAGCGCGAGCTGACCGAGCAGATTTCCAGTTGGCTGGCAGAAAAAATCGTCCCGGGTGACAGCAGCACGGCAGCGGCAGCAACCGGGTTTGCGTCGACCACGTATGCTTCACCGGGGGCACCTGCGCTGGCCGAGCCCTGGATGATTGGACGCACATCCGAAGGATCTCGCACGGGAAATCTTTTCGACTCCGCTGAGACCGTCGCCGTCGCCCATGCAGTGGACCCGCAGCACACGTTGCCGCTTGCGGGATCGGACGAAACAGAACCCGAGTTTCGGTCGATCTCTGAGGAGGTACCTGCCGCGATGGGACAAAGTGCGGCGATCGAGGCGGTGAAGGAGACGATCAAGTCCCTTCCTTACGCTTCGGCTCATCGTGCGATGCAGGTACACGACTGTTATCTCATCGTGGAAACTCCCGAAGGAGTCACGGTGATCGATCAGCATGCTCTGCACGAACGAATCATGTACGAACACCTGCGGACACGAGTTCTCGCCGGTGCCGTCGAATCTCAGCGACTGCTCGTCCCACAGCCGGTCGAAGTGACGCCGCGTGAGGCGGCACTTCTGCTGGAACAGAATGAGTCACTGCAACGGGCGGGACTGGGACTGGAAGATTTCGGAAATGGGACCTTGATCGTCACCAGTTATCCCGCAATGCTGAGAAAGCTCGACTTGCAGGAATTGATTCGTGAGATGATCGCGAAGCTGGAGGACGGAGGATCAGCCGGGGTGCAATCCTCGGCGCGACGCGATATTCTCGACGAACTGTTGCACATGATGTCCTGTAAAGCAGCCGTGAAGGCGGGACAGCGACTGTCACAGGAAGAGATTGATAGTTTGTTGATGCAGCGACATCTGGTTGACGACGCACACCATTGCCCGCATGGGCGACCGACGGCGCTGTCGCTCAGCCGCATGGAACTGGATCGCCAGTTTGGACGACTTGGATAG